From Methanosarcina lacustris Z-7289, one genomic window encodes:
- a CDS encoding DUF1699 family protein has protein sequence MKIRVVSSRDEILSLNPNEKVIHLAFRPSNKDIFLLVEICPRLEIVQLPKSYQKTISKSMEMFLEMQKIQLIEGDVWGHRKDINEYYTVPPSVMTKIRNMQAEGIPGEKIAEKITKESKLNPKMILYILNRKQLE, from the coding sequence ATGAAAATAAGAGTTGTAAGTTCCAGAGATGAAATTCTCTCCTTAAACCCGAACGAAAAGGTAATCCACCTTGCGTTCAGGCCTTCAAATAAAGATATTTTCTTGCTTGTTGAAATTTGTCCAAGGCTCGAAATAGTCCAGCTTCCAAAATCATATCAAAAGACTATTTCGAAGTCCATGGAAATGTTTCTGGAAATGCAAAAAATCCAGCTGATTGAAGGAGATGTATGGGGACACAGAAAGGACATAAACGAGTATTACACCGTTCCTCCTTCAGTAATGACTAAAATTAGGAACATGCAAGCAGAAGGAATTCCAGGCGAAAAAATTGCAGAAAAAATAACGAAGGAAAGCAAGCTTAATCCAAAGATGATCCTTTATATTCTGAACAGAAAACAGCTTGAGTGA
- a CDS encoding RNA-guided endonuclease TnpB family protein, whose amino-acid sequence MRKGSLYRIYPEQDQKQMLEQHFGGVRFLYNKLLYVRSVLYSQCGCSISRSELDKHILVLKNIYPWLKKVNSQSLQQANKNLDNAYQRFFKGLGDYPAEKLKKKQHFSFQVPQYYKINLTTSEIFLPIIGWIKINIHRPLFEPEFFETHLKTTTINSEIIVEKDLNSEFLRTATVSRTSAGRYHISILTEDLNKYPVTQQYSESTLVGVDVGIKTFAAISTGEKIENPRFLKKSIKKLKMLQKRVRRKVKGSQNRKKAVNKLAKQHQLVSNQRNNFQHKVSLSLIRENQAVAIETLNIKGMIKNHKLAQDVADSAWSSFVTKLEYKAQWFGKTILKIGMFEPSSKNCHVCGYHNSELTLKDREWLCPSCNTNHDRDINAAINIKQFAINNLITSGTEGRACGVILKRESREAGCPSFQ is encoded by the coding sequence ATGAGAAAAGGAAGTTTATATAGGATTTATCCTGAACAGGACCAAAAGCAAATGCTTGAACAGCATTTTGGCGGTGTCCGTTTTCTCTATAATAAACTTCTTTATGTTAGATCTGTATTATATAGCCAGTGTGGATGCAGTATCTCAAGATCAGAACTCGATAAGCACATTCTTGTCTTAAAAAATATTTATCCATGGTTGAAGAAGGTCAATTCTCAATCTTTGCAACAGGCAAACAAAAACTTAGATAATGCTTATCAACGTTTTTTTAAAGGATTGGGGGATTATCCAGCTGAAAAATTAAAGAAAAAACAACATTTCTCTTTCCAGGTCCCTCAATATTATAAAATTAACTTAACTACTTCTGAGATCTTTCTTCCAATTATTGGCTGGATTAAAATCAATATACATAGACCCCTTTTTGAACCTGAATTCTTTGAAACTCATCTCAAAACAACTACCATTAATAGCGAAATCATAGTTGAGAAGGATCTTAATTCAGAATTCTTAAGAACTGCGACCGTTTCCAGAACATCAGCCGGAAGATACCATATTAGCATCTTGACCGAGGATCTGAATAAATATCCGGTAACTCAACAATATTCCGAATCAACTCTGGTAGGTGTTGATGTTGGTATCAAGACATTTGCAGCCATATCTACAGGTGAGAAAATTGAGAACCCCAGGTTTCTTAAAAAATCTATAAAGAAACTTAAAATGCTACAAAAAAGAGTCCGTAGAAAGGTTAAAGGTTCTCAAAACCGGAAGAAAGCTGTTAACAAACTTGCAAAACAACATCAGTTAGTTTCAAACCAGAGAAATAATTTTCAGCATAAAGTTTCATTGTCACTAATACGCGAAAACCAGGCGGTTGCAATTGAAACTTTAAATATAAAAGGTATGATTAAAAATCACAAATTAGCTCAAGATGTGGCTGATTCTGCATGGAGCAGTTTTGTAACAAAGCTGGAGTATAAGGCTCAATGGTTTGGCAAGACCATTTTGAAGATTGGAATGTTTGAACCATCTTCTAAAAATTGTCATGTTTGCGGATACCATAATTCTGAATTAACTTTAAAGGATAGAGAATGGCTTTGTCCTTCTTGTAATACAAACCATGACAGAGATATTAATGCAGCCATCAACATTAAACAATTTGCAATTAATAATCTAATCACCTCTGGAACAGAGGGTAGAGCCTGTGGAGTTATTCTCAAAAGAGAGAGCCGTGAAGCAGGATGCCCGTCATTTCAATGA
- a CDS encoding TrpB-like pyridoxal phosphate-dependent enzyme — translation MEQTKIILDENEMPKKWYNVLSDLPTPIDPPLDPRTWQPISPEALEPIFSKELIRQEMSNDRYIDIPREVLDIYRLWRPSPLFRAHRLEKVLKTPAKIYYKYEGVSPAGSHKTNTSIAQAYYNMKEGTERLTTETGAGQWGSALSLACNYFDLECKVYMVRSSFYQKPYRKSLMTLWGGNVVPSPSPDTEFGRKILQEEPDTPGSLGIAISEAVEDAVAREDTKYTLGSVLNHVVLHQTVIGAECKKQLEQVEEYPDVVIGCCGGGSNLGGIGLEFIKDKLEGKHNARVVAVEPSVCPSLTKGEYRYDFGDTAEMTPLLKMYTLGHKYMPPAIHAGGLRYHGDSPIISKLCAEGLIEAVSYDQYDVFDAAVQFARTEGIVPAPESAHAIRCAIDEALAAKQTGEEKTILFNLSGHGHFDMASYDKYFSRELV, via the coding sequence ATGGAACAGACAAAGATTATCCTTGACGAAAATGAGATGCCGAAGAAATGGTACAATGTCCTTTCCGATCTTCCCACTCCAATTGATCCGCCTCTGGATCCGAGGACCTGGCAGCCTATAAGCCCGGAAGCTCTTGAGCCTATTTTCTCAAAGGAACTGATCAGGCAGGAGATGAGCAACGATCGGTATATTGACATTCCCAGGGAAGTGCTTGATATTTACAGGCTCTGGAGGCCAAGCCCCCTATTCAGAGCCCACCGGCTGGAAAAAGTTCTCAAGACTCCTGCAAAGATCTATTATAAGTATGAAGGAGTTAGCCCTGCAGGCAGCCACAAAACAAATACCTCTATTGCCCAGGCTTACTACAATATGAAAGAGGGCACCGAGAGGCTCACAACCGAGACAGGAGCAGGGCAGTGGGGAAGTGCACTTTCTCTTGCCTGTAATTATTTCGACCTGGAATGCAAGGTCTATATGGTCCGTTCCAGTTTCTACCAGAAGCCTTACAGAAAATCCCTTATGACCCTCTGGGGAGGAAATGTCGTGCCTTCTCCAAGCCCGGATACGGAGTTTGGAAGAAAGATCCTGCAGGAGGAGCCTGACACCCCCGGAAGCCTTGGAATTGCAATCAGTGAAGCTGTAGAGGATGCAGTAGCCCGTGAAGATACAAAGTATACCCTTGGAAGTGTGCTTAACCACGTTGTGCTCCACCAGACCGTAATCGGTGCAGAGTGCAAAAAGCAGCTCGAGCAGGTAGAAGAATACCCTGATGTTGTTATCGGGTGCTGTGGCGGAGGAAGCAACCTCGGAGGAATCGGGCTTGAGTTCATAAAAGATAAGCTTGAAGGAAAACACAACGCAAGAGTGGTTGCAGTCGAACCTTCAGTTTGTCCTTCCCTGACGAAAGGAGAGTACAGGTACGACTTCGGAGACACTGCCGAGATGACCCCACTCCTTAAGATGTATACTCTCGGCCACAAGTATATGCCTCCTGCTATCCACGCCGGAGGACTCCGCTACCACGGCGACTCTCCTATCATAAGTAAACTCTGTGCCGAAGGGCTTATAGAAGCTGTTTCATATGATCAATATGACGTTTTTGATGCAGCCGTACAGTTTGCCAGAACTGAAGGAATAGTGCCTGCACCTGAATCTGCCCACGCTATTCGCTGTGCTATTGATGAAGCCCTCGCAGCCAAACAGACAGGGGAAGAAAAGACCATTCTCTTCAACCTGAGCGGGCACGGACACTTTGACATGGCTTCCTATGACAAATATTTCAGCAGGGAACTTGTCTGA
- the thiD gene encoding bifunctional hydroxymethylpyrimidine kinase/phosphomethylpyrimidine kinase yields the protein MTGNPLPETPIVMTIAGSDSGGGAGIAADLKTFAAFGVHGTCAITSVTAQNTTGVLKTFDLAPEAVASQIEAVCTDMNIKWVKSGMLASSEIVKEVAKQVKKHRLSLVIDPVMAAEAGGDLLRKEALSVLIEELLPLCKVTTPNASEAGAIAGIPVNTHEDAKLAARKIADLGVESVIVTGGHLDATDLLYESASGIFTRVPGTFVRGGTHGSGCTYSAAMTACLACEDSLETAARKAKEFVVQAIQRSVPVGRGAGPVNPLGKTLEEKERYLALKFVKEAVLILTDSPEFAKLIPEVGCNIGMAISGARNYEDIAAVEGRIVKYRERANPVGCVDFGTDRHVARVIFAALRENPGIRAAMNVKYSEEVLAACREMGLGLSSFDRAEEPEGVSTLDWGTSEAIKEYGGVPEVIYDEGGVGKEPVVRLLGPDASELAKLAVELARRIK from the coding sequence ATGACAGGAAATCCCTTACCAGAAACCCCTATCGTGATGACTATCGCAGGCTCGGATTCAGGAGGTGGGGCCGGAATTGCTGCTGACCTGAAGACCTTTGCCGCATTTGGAGTTCACGGTACCTGTGCCATAACTTCCGTAACTGCCCAAAATACGACAGGGGTCCTTAAGACATTTGACCTTGCTCCTGAAGCTGTTGCAAGCCAGATCGAAGCTGTCTGTACGGATATGAATATTAAATGGGTAAAGAGCGGGATGCTTGCCTCATCGGAAATCGTAAAAGAGGTTGCAAAACAGGTGAAGAAGCACAGGCTTTCCCTGGTGATCGACCCTGTCATGGCTGCTGAAGCCGGAGGAGACCTCCTGCGAAAAGAAGCGCTTTCTGTCCTTATCGAAGAATTGCTACCCCTCTGTAAGGTTACTACTCCAAACGCCTCCGAGGCAGGCGCAATTGCAGGAATTCCTGTCAATACTCATGAAGATGCAAAACTTGCGGCAAGAAAAATTGCAGACCTCGGAGTAGAATCCGTTATTGTTACAGGAGGGCACCTTGATGCGACTGACCTGCTCTATGAATCCGCGTCCGGAATTTTTACCCGCGTCCCCGGAACCTTTGTCAGAGGAGGGACCCACGGCTCGGGCTGCACCTACTCTGCAGCAATGACTGCCTGCCTTGCCTGCGAGGACAGTCTGGAAACCGCTGCCAGAAAGGCAAAGGAGTTCGTGGTTCAGGCAATCCAGAGGAGCGTGCCTGTGGGCAGGGGAGCAGGTCCTGTAAACCCCCTCGGAAAGACACTTGAGGAAAAAGAACGCTATCTTGCCCTGAAATTTGTAAAAGAAGCGGTTTTGATCCTTACAGACAGCCCTGAGTTTGCAAAGCTCATTCCTGAGGTTGGCTGTAACATAGGGATGGCAATTTCAGGAGCCCGTAATTATGAGGATATTGCGGCTGTGGAAGGCAGGATCGTGAAGTACAGGGAAAGGGCAAATCCTGTCGGATGTGTTGACTTTGGAACCGATAGGCATGTAGCAAGGGTCATTTTTGCAGCCCTTCGCGAGAATCCTGGCATCAGAGCTGCCATGAATGTGAAATATTCCGAAGAAGTCCTTGCAGCCTGCAGGGAAATGGGGCTTGGGCTCTCCTCTTTTGACAGGGCCGAAGAGCCCGAAGGTGTCAGTACCCTGGACTGGGGCACTTCTGAGGCAATTAAAGAATACGGAGGAGTGCCTGAAGTAATCTATGATGAAGGGGGAGTGGGAAAAGAACCTGTGGTCAGACTTCTCGGTCCGGATGCGTCAGAGCTTGCAAAACTTGCAGTGGAACTTGCCCGACGAATTAAATAA
- a CDS encoding LSm family protein translates to MANRPLDILNNALDTPVIVRLKGAREFRGELKGYDIHMNLVLDNAEELRDGEVVSKFSSVVIRGDNVVYVSP, encoded by the coding sequence ATGGCAAACCGACCTCTGGATATTTTGAATAACGCACTGGACACACCTGTAATTGTTAGATTGAAAGGCGCACGTGAGTTTAGGGGCGAGCTGAAAGGATACGATATTCACATGAACCTCGTGCTTGACAATGCTGAAGAATTAAGAGACGGAGAAGTCGTAAGTAAATTCAGCAGTGTCGTTATTCGCGGGGATAACGTGGTATATGTATCTCCGTAA
- a CDS encoding 50S ribosomal protein L37e: MSKGTASMGKRQKRTHVKCRRCGSVSLNIHTKECTSCGFGKTKRMRSYKWQAKCKY; encoded by the coding sequence ATGAGTAAAGGTACGGCATCAATGGGTAAAAGGCAGAAGCGCACTCACGTCAAATGCAGAAGATGCGGCAGCGTTTCATTAAACATACATACAAAAGAGTGTACTTCATGCGGTTTTGGAAAAACAAAACGCATGAGATCTTACAAATGGCAGGCAAAGTGCAAGTATTAA
- the purF gene encoding amidophosphoribosyltransferase: MKEECGVAGIILPDDRPQSNAVAFKLYYALYALQHRGQESTGIMVHDGTSPKSIKGMGLVPDVYNKESLGRLIGNAGIGHVRYSTTGGSKIENCQPFVLNFKGGTVAIAHNGNLVNARKLKDELENEGRIFISDSDTEVIGHLLVKELIKHDPIESIKTVMRKLIGSYSLVLFINGAVYAVRDPFGFKPLCFGEVDGGYGIFSESVAIDTLNGTLIRDVRPGEVIVFPGSSFESYQLTAESHPAHCVFEFIYFARPDSIIDGKLVYKVRERIGRELAREYHVDADIISPVPDSGITSAIGYARESGIMYLEGLMKNRYIGRTFILPGQDLRETAVRLKMNAIQDNVKGRRVVLVDDSIVRGTTSRRIIDMVRKAGASEVHARVGSPAIIAPCYLGIDMATRQELIASDKTTKEVEGLINADSLGFLSIEGLMRALECDRNDMCVGCLTGEYPVEIPGEKCRKKQTRLDDFSKTKSSSQAVSSDSL; this comes from the coding sequence TTGAAAGAAGAATGCGGAGTTGCAGGCATAATCCTCCCTGACGACAGACCTCAGTCAAATGCTGTCGCATTCAAGCTTTACTACGCCCTGTATGCCCTCCAGCATAGAGGACAGGAGTCCACAGGCATAATGGTGCATGATGGTACATCTCCGAAGTCCATCAAGGGCATGGGGCTTGTGCCTGATGTGTACAACAAGGAATCCTTAGGGCGTCTTATAGGGAACGCAGGGATCGGGCATGTCCGTTACTCCACGACCGGTGGGTCAAAGATTGAAAACTGTCAACCTTTTGTCCTGAACTTCAAGGGTGGAACAGTTGCTATTGCTCATAACGGGAATCTGGTAAATGCCAGAAAACTTAAGGACGAGCTGGAAAACGAAGGCCGGATTTTTATAAGCGATTCCGATACAGAGGTTATCGGTCACCTGCTTGTGAAAGAACTGATAAAACATGACCCAATCGAGTCTATTAAGACAGTAATGCGCAAGCTTATTGGTTCTTATTCTCTTGTTCTCTTCATTAATGGCGCTGTGTATGCTGTCAGGGACCCATTCGGCTTCAAGCCTCTCTGTTTTGGTGAAGTTGACGGCGGGTACGGAATCTTTTCGGAGAGCGTGGCCATCGATACCCTGAACGGTACCCTTATTAGAGACGTCAGGCCGGGCGAAGTTATTGTTTTCCCCGGTTCAAGCTTTGAGAGCTACCAGCTCACAGCTGAGTCTCATCCGGCACACTGCGTTTTTGAGTTCATTTACTTTGCAAGGCCCGATTCCATCATAGACGGCAAACTCGTCTACAAGGTCCGGGAAAGAATCGGAAGGGAGCTTGCCCGCGAGTATCATGTAGATGCAGATATCATTTCTCCTGTCCCTGACTCGGGAATCACGTCTGCAATCGGCTATGCAAGAGAATCCGGAATCATGTACCTGGAAGGTCTTATGAAGAACCGCTACATAGGACGCACATTTATTCTTCCGGGACAGGACCTGCGTGAAACTGCAGTTCGGCTCAAGATGAACGCCATTCAGGATAATGTTAAAGGCAGGCGTGTAGTTCTGGTAGACGACAGCATTGTCCGCGGCACAACCTCCAGGCGTATCATAGATATGGTCCGAAAGGCAGGAGCTTCAGAAGTCCATGCAAGGGTCGGAAGTCCGGCAATTATTGCCCCCTGCTATCTCGGGATCGATATGGCAACCAGGCAGGAACTGATCGCTTCGGACAAGACTACAAAAGAGGTTGAAGGACTTATAAACGCTGATTCTCTCGGTTTTCTCAGCATTGAAGGACTCATGAGAGCTCTTGAGTGCGATAGGAACGACATGTGTGTCGGCTGCCTTACAGGTGAATATCCTGTAGAGATCCCGGGTGAGAAATGCAGAAAAAAACAGACCCGTCTGGACGATTTCAGCAAGACTAAAAGCTCCTCTCAGGCAGTCTCTTCAGACAGCCTTTAA
- a CDS encoding secondary thiamine-phosphate synthase enzyme YjbQ yields MKLNIETSRRIELIDITSEVQEEVRISGIQEGICLVSTRHTTAGIIINENESGLREDILNLLNRLVPPGAGYGHDRIDNNADAHLKAVLLGASEALPIVQGKLELGTWQSIFFAEMDGPRHRAVDLTVLKRE; encoded by the coding sequence TTGAAACTCAACATTGAAACTTCAAGGCGCATAGAGCTGATAGACATTACATCAGAAGTCCAGGAAGAAGTAAGGATAAGCGGAATACAGGAAGGCATATGCCTCGTCAGTACCAGGCATACGACTGCAGGCATTATAATTAATGAAAATGAAAGTGGGCTCAGGGAAGACATCCTGAATCTACTGAACCGGCTTGTCCCTCCGGGAGCCGGGTATGGGCACGACCGCATAGACAATAACGCTGATGCCCATCTCAAAGCCGTACTGCTCGGAGCAAGCGAAGCCCTGCCAATTGTACAGGGAAAACTGGAACTCGGAACGTGGCAGAGCATCTTTTTTGCCGAGATGGACGGCCCAAGGCACAGGGCTGTGGATTTAACGGTTTTAAAAAGAGAGTAA
- a CDS encoding IS5 family transposase has translation MTKRKTVYDYNIPFEIWTKIKPLLPLAKSKKKSGRPREDDWKILSGIFYVLRTGCQWKAPPRIYGAPSTVHDRFQEWQKAGLFERMWQAGLLDYDNEKGIDWEWQAIDGAMTKAPLGGSGTGANPTDRGKKGTKRSLLTDAKGIPLSIVADGANRHDKMLVKKTLDAIIFERPSLDEGIQNICMDKGYDYPDIRELVKDYGYTAHIKSRGEENIRIEIPGFRARRWVVERTHSWINRFRRLLIRWKKKIENYLAMLHLACAWITFRTAGLFG, from the coding sequence GTGACAAAACGAAAAACGGTATACGACTATAATATCCCTTTTGAAATCTGGACTAAAATCAAACCATTACTACCACTGGCCAAATCTAAAAAGAAGTCTGGGAGACCTCGAGAAGACGATTGGAAAATCTTGAGCGGTATTTTTTATGTCCTTCGTACAGGTTGCCAATGGAAAGCACCTCCAAGAATTTATGGAGCTCCAAGTACTGTCCATGATCGATTCCAAGAGTGGCAGAAAGCTGGCTTATTTGAAAGAATGTGGCAAGCTGGTCTGCTAGATTATGATAATGAAAAAGGGATAGATTGGGAGTGGCAAGCAATTGATGGAGCTATGACAAAAGCACCATTAGGTGGATCTGGAACAGGGGCTAATCCTACTGATCGAGGCAAAAAAGGCACAAAGAGAAGTTTATTAACTGATGCAAAAGGAATACCACTTTCTATTGTAGCGGATGGAGCTAATCGTCACGATAAAATGCTTGTAAAAAAGACATTAGATGCCATTATTTTTGAAAGACCTTCTCTAGACGAGGGAATTCAAAATATATGTATGGATAAAGGATATGATTATCCTGATATTAGAGAGTTGGTTAAAGATTATGGTTATACTGCACATATAAAAAGCAGGGGAGAAGAAAACATAAGAATAGAGATTCCAGGGTTTAGAGCAAGAAGATGGGTTGTAGAAAGGACACATTCATGGATAAACAGATTCAGAAGGCTGCTAATTAGATGGAAAAAGAAAATTGAGAATTACCTTGCTATGCTGCATTTAGCATGCGCATGGATAACGTTCAGAACAGCAGGACTTTTCGGATAG